AGACTCAGCAACGGAGCTGTCTTCGAAATCGAAGCTAAGAACGCTTCCACTGATAACAAATACATCCAGTCCGCCACGCTGAATGGCAAAGAATGGAACAAATCATGGTTCAGCCATGATGACCTGATGAGCGGTGGCAAGCTAGTATTGGTGATGGGCAACAAACCCAACAAGACATGGGCCAGCGGAGCAGAGGATGTTCCTCCATCATTAGAAATCAAGTAGCTATATTCTAGCGATTAAGCGCAAGAGGTTTGTCGAAGAATCATCGAAATAACATCTGATTCTTCGACAATACCTCTTGTCATATTCTTCGGACGACAGCTATCATATACGAGTATTCCAACACTTTGGTTATATAAAATAAGTCCCCGATTCTTATGAATATCATATTGTTTTTCGTACTTTTGCCACATAGGAACAGATTCAAGTAGAAGTACTATGAAATATCAACTGCAATTATTGATTTTTATCCTGCTTTGCCTAGCGGGCAGACTGGATGCGTCTCCTTTATATGATTACGGACTTTATCTTAAGTCTCATGCCGTACCGGCACCGGAAAGGTCTACTTTATATTTGGATGACAACCAACCTTTCTCCGTAAAAAACGACTTAACCATTTCTTTTCATATATATATACGTGCCAATGAAGCCGACTATGGCTCCATTCTTCATCTGAAGACAGACAAAGGCCAGATAATACGCTTTTCGTTTGTTGCAGGCGAGCAAAACCATGCTCCCGCTTTAATGCTCAATGATGAGATTATCATCATTGACAAACCCATAGAACTGGAAAAATGGATCAATGTCTCGCTGAATCTACGCCAAAAAGACAATGTGATCGAAATAGAATACGACAAAAAAAAGATGTCGTCCACCTTCCCCCTGCAAGAAACAAACAGTGTAACGATTACATTCGGACAGATGTTAGGCTATCAGGCGGAAGTAGCCCCTGTCAACTTAAGGGATATCAACATCATACAGGACGGCAAACTGACAAGAGAATGGAAATTATGGAAACATAACGACAATCTCTGTTATGACGAAAAAGAGGGAGCCGTTGCACGTGCTGTCCAGCCTCTCTGGCTGATAGACAACCATATCGAATGGAAAACAATCAATAAGATCACGACTTCCAGCAGAGTAGGCATAGCATTCGACGCCCGTTGCGCCTTATTCTATGTAGTCAGTCCCGAATCGGTGAAAGTGCTGGACGAAGACGGAAGACTCAAACAAGAGACTGCCGTACGCGGAGGATATCCTGCCGTAGAATATCCCAACCACCTACTGTATGATACGCTGAGCAATGCACTGGTATCTTACTCGCTGACAGAAAACATCATCTCCCGCTTTTCGTTCGCCGACGGCATGTGGAGCAACGAAGTGCGGAATACCAAAGAGCCCAACAACTATAACCATGCCAAAGCATTTAATCCCGCCGACTCCTCATTCTACTTTTTCGGCGGATATGGCTTCTATAAATACCGTAATGACCTGTTCCGCATGAAGTCCGGCAGCGAAATTATGGAGCAAATTAAATATGATCATCCGCTTTATCCCCGCTATTCGGCTGCTATGGCAGTAGTGGGCGACGAACTATATATCTTTGGAGGCAAAGGAAACAAATATGGTAAACAGGAATTGAGTACCCACTACTACCTCGGCCTGTATGCCATCAATTTAAAAAGTAAACAGTCCCGCACCATCTGGGAGAAAAAAGACGATAACAAGGAAACTATCATGGCTTCCTCCATGTACTTCGAGCCGGCAGACAGTTCTTTCTATGCCGTATCTACGGACAACGGGGGAACACTGTGGAAAATTTCCATGAAAAGCCCTGTTTATACAGAAGTTTCAAAACCGATCAATAACCGACTGGATTATCAGGACTGCGATTTTAACCTTTACTATTCACCGACTCACAGGAAACTGTTCCTTGTATTGGACAAGATACTGAACAATCGTACGCACGATATTAAGATCTATTCCATCAATATGCCTTTAGTCAACGAGATAGATATCCGGCAGTCAGTGGATGAAATGGGCTCCGGCAAATGGTGGAATCTGCTGTATGTCATCGGTGTCCTGGCAATACTAGGTTGCGGTGCCTGGTTGTTCTATCGTTCAAGAAGCAAACGTCAGCCAATCCAATCGTCCGCAATCTCAAAAGAAACACCTCAATCGGTTACGGCTCCAAAAGCTATCTCTGAGAATCAAGAGAAAGTTACTCCGACAATGCCGGAACAAGAAAACGAGCCCGCACCGAAAGAGATAGTCCACTACTACGATCGTAGCCGTTCTTCCATCTCATTGCTGGGGTGCTTCAACGTACGCGATAAAGAGGGAAATGATATCACCGCCAATTTCACTCCCCGTCTGAAGCACTTGCTTATTTTGCTGATATTATATACGGAAAAGAATCCGAACGGTATCCTGACCTCCAAAACAACGGGAATCCTATGGCCGGATAAGGAAGAGACGGCTGCCCGCAACAACCGTAACGTAAATTTACGCAAACTGCGGGTATTACTGGAGAGTATCGGTGATGTAGAAGTCGTGACGGAAAACAACTTCATGCACATAAAATGGGGCGAGAACGTATTCTGCGACTATCGCGAAGTACTTGCACGCATCCAGCAATTCAAGGAGAAAGAAAACAGCGAGTTACTCAACCGGATCCTGGAACTTCTGCTGTATGGACCATTATTGCCCAACACTATTCTCGATTGGTTGGATGACTTCAAAGAAACATACTCCAGCCACTCCATCGACTTGTTGAAGGATCTGTTTGAAATCGAAAAGCAACGCAACCATCCAGACATGATTCTCCGCCTGGCAGACATCATGTTCCTGCATGACCCGCTGAATGAAGAAGCATTGGCCGCCAAATGCGCTGTATTCTCCGCACAGGGAAAGAAAGGGATTGCACGAAATCTGTATGACCGTTTCTGCAAGGAGTATCGGGACTCGATGGGAGAAGATTATAAAACACCATTCGCCGATTTATAACTGTATAGCTTTACTTCTTTCTTCACAGAAAGGAACAAAACAGCAGTAACTTCATTCTCCTCCTTCGGGAAGGAGGAGTACCCGTAGGGGGAGGTGGTAGGTGAATACACATGGCTGATTATTAAGTTGATGCGCTCACCTACCACCCCGGCTTTCAGCCACCCCTCCTTCCCGAAGGGAGGGGAATTGAGATACTATCGATTTATTCAAATCTGAATCGGGAATGAGCTAAACTAAACCGTATGGATAGGTAATCAGATGTACGAAAGAAGCATGGAGGACTTGACAAACCGCTTTTTATGTTGTATATTTGTAAGTAGAAACCGGAAGAAAATTCGATAACATTGATAATATAGACGAAAAATGAGCGATAATAAGTATAATATAATAACAGATTACAGGCATTTCCACTTCGGATAATGTTTTTCGGATAGTCTGATACAAGCTAAGGGCTGCGATTCTTTATGGGAATTGCAGCCCTTTTTGTTGCTTTAAATTAATATTTATCACTAAAATAACGATGTCCAAGTTTATAATAAACTTGGGGGACGTTTATAATAAACGATGAAGGAATTTATTAATAAACGATTGGAAGTTACTGCATAATCGGTCAATATCTTTCGTATAGATATGGATGCTGACCTTGAAAAGTTCTTTATCCTTTAAATAAGTAAATGAATTATTGCGACAATGATTCTTTTCTTTTTTTATGTCATAGGACTAAAAACCTCACTGTACCATTACGAATGAATCGACAAGGAAACAATGCATGACTTTACTACTGACTCAAAAGAAAAGCGGACTATCAATGGCGGGAATCTTCCCGCCGACTGATAGTCCGCTCTTTTTATAGTATATACCTACTTGACTCTATATCAATTGGATTCTCCCATGATAGTAGTGGCAGATGATCCCCAAGTAAAGTTGCTCTTCAATGCCGAATTGGACTTCAAGTACGGTTGCTGAACCTTCGGTCCCTTCGTCCATTCTTCCGATTCGGATGTCAATGTATTCAACAGGTCTTGGAAGTGCATGGAAACTACGTGTTTCGGGTCCGGATTCTTGTAATATTCCAGATATTCCATCGGTACATATACCGTGCTCGGCCATGTCTTAAAGACAGTACACCAGGTTGTCGGTTGGGTAGCACCTTCGTCGGCATCACTACGGGCAACTTCCTTACACTGGAACGGTAATGACTTCAAGTGCAAAGTCTTGAGTGCCGTCACATTATCAAAGATGTATCCGTAAACATAAGTCATGGTACTCGGGAACCAAGCTTCATTTACTACTGAGTTACCGAACGCGTGACGACCGATATAAGTCGGACCTTCGTTCACCACTACCGTTCTCAGCTTGGTACAGTTACGACAAGCTTCTCTCGGTACGTATTGCAATCCTGTCGGGAATGAAATATTCTCCAGAAGGTTACATCCGTTGAATACACCATTCTTCAGCGTTTCATTCTCCACTTCCGTCATATCCAGAGTTTTCAGGTTGTAGCCCTTACCCGCTGTCATCATGTTCTTCAGTAAGTTCAAATCGGTATCGTTGAGTCTGCCCTTCAATTCCAGGCTAGTGATGGATTCCCAATCTTTATAGATTTCGTCATCAATAAGACTCTGCAATACATTTGTCAAACCTCCCGGAGCCGGAATTTCAATCTGAGTGGCCGCAGCCTGACGGATAACCATATAGTCTTTCTTGTTTTCATAACCCTTGCGATAGATGTAAACGGTAGCCTGACGTTCTCTCAGTACCTTATTCACATCGTACGTGAAGATGACACGTTCGGGCATCGAGTTGTTTGCCATGTGCAGCCAACCATTCTCTGCCGTATAGCCACTTTCTTCCGGATATACGATATCCACCAAAATCTCGTTCTTCGGATCGGTCAACGTAGACTGTACGCTATACTTCACGGTAGCGGCACTGCCCAGCTTATCCAAACTTGTTCTGAAATCGTTCTTGTTGGTAATAACCAATTCCACATCGCTTGCCTGAGCTTGAGTCACGATAAACTCTTCTCTCACCTTCTTGTCGGCAGCGGCACAAAGCGCGATCGTTGCCGTACGTTCGCCACCGGTATTTTCTTTCACGGAAACGAGGAAGGTAGAGTCGCCCTTGGCATCTATAGCAGGCTTGAACGAAATCCAATCCTGATCGTTCTTATCAATATCAATCGTCAAATCCCTTGGTCCGTTGGTATTGGTTGCTTTATATTTCAACAGAATCGAATCTTCTTTCGATGCCAGGTTAGTGAACATTTCCTTGTTATCGACCGTAATGACAGGTTTGGGCAGACCGGTCTGGAAGATATTCATCGTAGCCTTTACATTATCATTATCTTTCGAAGAGATTTCAATGGTACCTCTACGAATATCAAACTTCTGATTCGGCAACACCTTAAAGTACAGTGTATGGTTTTCCATCGCACGTGTCTCCGGTTCGCCTGCGGGGCGTTCGTCCGTCGGCATGATCC
This sequence is a window from Bacteroides thetaiotaomicron VPI-5482. Protein-coding genes within it:
- a CDS encoding BACON domain-containing protein, whose amino-acid sequence is MKAINFINWKYIGLTGCLVASLLTACGDDETGPEVVTPLEPKLEIVNEASTFSFSSAGNSAQVLTFNANQDWHIVLDDSEGVDNSWVVLFEREGTAGEGNKVWVAAAENVEPDARRANFSLVSGGFKYDFVIYQAQKDAVVITDPKAYENLDAGEHIISVEFGINTGEYKTSFLYSGDTGWIMPTDERPAGEPETRAMENHTLYFKVLPNQKFDIRRGTIEISSKDNDNVKATMNIFQTGLPKPVITVDNKEMFTNLASKEDSILLKYKATNTNGPRDLTIDIDKNDQDWISFKPAIDAKGDSTFLVSVKENTGGERTATIALCAAADKKVREEFIVTQAQASDVELVITNKNDFRTSLDKLGSAATVKYSVQSTLTDPKNEILVDIVYPEESGYTAENGWLHMANNSMPERVIFTYDVNKVLRERQATVYIYRKGYENKKDYMVIRQAAATQIEIPAPGGLTNVLQSLIDDEIYKDWESITSLELKGRLNDTDLNLLKNMMTAGKGYNLKTLDMTEVENETLKNGVFNGCNLLENISFPTGLQYVPREACRNCTKLRTVVVNEGPTYIGRHAFGNSVVNEAWFPSTMTYVYGYIFDNVTALKTLHLKSLPFQCKEVARSDADEGATQPTTWCTVFKTWPSTVYVPMEYLEYYKNPDPKHVVSMHFQDLLNTLTSESEEWTKGPKVQQPYLKSNSALKSNFTWGSSATTIMGESN